From the genome of Solidesulfovibrio carbinolicus, one region includes:
- a CDS encoding acylphosphatase, producing MTTEKTTPSLHATVSGKVQGVYFRAWVYDQAASLGLRGWVRNLADGKVEVLAQGDPEALAALKERLPQGSPLSRVDAVAATMIDHDKAYDAFAIRG from the coding sequence ATGACGACCGAAAAAACGACGCCAAGCCTGCACGCCACGGTCTCCGGCAAGGTTCAGGGCGTGTATTTCCGGGCCTGGGTCTACGACCAGGCCGCAAGCCTGGGGCTTCGCGGCTGGGTGCGCAACCTGGCCGACGGCAAGGTCGAGGTGCTGGCCCAGGGCGACCCCGAAGCCCTGGCCGCCCTGAAGGAGCGCCTGCCCCAAGGGTCGCCCCTGTCCCGGGTGGATGCGGTGGCGGCGACAATGATCGACCACGACAAAGCTTACGACGCCTTCGCCATTCGCGGCTAA
- a CDS encoding DNA polymerase III subunit delta gives MQRAGFSFLACPDPEIVRERVERLLADSGQPFSREVFWGDEELGAPFWSALTVGSLFAGRRAVILRRAEAAPPDFWPKLTPALKGFNDAVWPFFCFEGPLDKKGGPKFPKTLTEQPYFTVAEKRKWIFVSPGLTRRDMGPRLADWAGRRGLVLEPGVAEALAAALPASLAHADNELAKLELSLGDRTSLEMADLALLSHHEGMDGFAFLNALSEGRDPAKVWQEIFDKELAGEEMIFPFIGLLLYEARMMWRLAVGEADDVRLPPQVRRQKEAMARRLGSAGLTRLFEAAFAAEAGIKTGARKPDQAMEFLTAELFRLFGGQGRQTGRVGP, from the coding sequence ATGCAACGAGCCGGATTTTCCTTTCTCGCCTGCCCGGACCCGGAGATCGTGCGGGAGCGGGTGGAGCGCCTTCTGGCCGACAGCGGCCAGCCGTTTTCCCGGGAGGTGTTCTGGGGCGACGAGGAGCTTGGCGCGCCGTTCTGGAGCGCGCTCACCGTGGGCAGCCTGTTCGCCGGCCGCCGGGCCGTGATCCTGCGCCGGGCCGAGGCGGCCCCCCCGGATTTCTGGCCCAAGCTCACCCCGGCGCTGAAGGGCTTTAACGACGCGGTCTGGCCCTTTTTCTGTTTTGAAGGCCCCTTGGATAAAAAAGGCGGCCCCAAATTCCCCAAGACCCTGACCGAGCAGCCCTATTTCACGGTGGCCGAGAAGCGCAAATGGATCTTTGTTTCGCCGGGCCTGACTCGCCGCGACATGGGGCCGCGTCTGGCCGATTGGGCCGGGCGGCGCGGGTTGGTGCTGGAGCCTGGCGTGGCCGAGGCCCTGGCCGCCGCCTTGCCGGCTTCCCTGGCCCATGCCGACAACGAGCTGGCCAAGCTGGAGCTGTCCCTGGGCGACCGCACCAGCCTGGAAATGGCCGATCTGGCCCTTTTGTCCCACCACGAGGGCATGGACGGCTTCGCCTTCCTCAATGCCTTGTCCGAGGGGCGCGATCCGGCCAAGGTCTGGCAGGAGATCTTCGACAAGGAGCTGGCCGGGGAGGAGATGATCTTTCCCTTTATCGGGCTTTTGCTCTACGAAGCGAGGATGATGTGGCGTCTGGCCGTGGGCGAGGCCGACGACGTGCGCCTGCCGCCCCAGGTGCGCCGCCAGAAGGAGGCCATGGCCCGGCGGCTGGGCTCGGCCGGGCTGACCCGGCTTTTTGAGGCGGCCTTTGCCGCCGAAGCCGGCATCAAGACCGGGGCGCGCAAGCCCGATCAGGCCATGGAGTTCCTCACGGCCGAACTTTTCCGGCTTTTTGGCGGCCAGGGACGGCAAACGGGCCGGGTGGGACCGTGA
- a CDS encoding ribonucleotide reductase N-terminal alpha domain-containing protein, producing MTHLPLPADLPEADVNDNAMVVLSKRYLKKTPDGSPEEDVQGLFWRVAGAIASEEAKYAASPWQPEALARKFYDLMVGMRFLPNSPTLMNAGTPLGQLAACFVLPVGDSMDEIFDAVKFAALIHKSGGGTGFSFSRLRPKKSRVGSTGGVASGPVSFMRIFNTATEQVKQGGTRRGANMGILRIDHPDILEFIACKEREGELTNFNISVALTERFMQAVEKGEDYDLIDPRDGSKRGSLSAPEVFSLLVRKAWESGDPGIVFLDRINRDNPTPALGAIESTNPCVTGDTWVMTADGPRQARELTGRTVPLVLDGAVHPSTTEGFFVTGVKPVYRLTTREGHSLRLTGDHKMLRAAGETGRLGATWVETANLVPGDKLVLGDHRSLAAWPGKYGLAEGYLVGLLLGDGTLKQDKAVLSFWTPAAVANGDPFPRSGVMEAAFAFAKTQPHRSDFTGWVGVAGRDEWRMSLGALKSICHDLGMSPGNKRLTPEVERCSSEFSRGFLGGLFDADGSVQGTRQKGVSIRLSQSDLATLEAVQRMLLRHGIASTIYRNRREAGQSLLPDGKGGVKAYAVKSQHELVIAGENMARFREVVGFRDEDKAARLEALLAGYKRRLNRETFLATVEALVPDGEETVYDVQVPGENRFDACGLVAHNCGEQPLLPYEACNLGSINLSVFYDPSAPDGVDWAALGETVHLAVRFLDNVIDASRYPLDQITEMVRANRKIGLGVMGFADLLYLLRIPYDSTEALTLAEKLMETVQAEARSASKTLAAERGAFPAYPESVYGKRNLGPYRNATTTTIAPTGTLSIIAGCSSGIEPLFALSFARHVMDGEKLVEANPHFVTALREAGAHSDALMEEVTRKGSIAHIGMLPEALREVFVTAMDIEPVWHLKMQAAFQKYTDNAVSKTVNLPNSATKEEIREIYWLAYELGCKGVTVYRDGCKSNQVLCTGDGAPADPAKPQSKVRMRPDIVFGFTQKVKTGLGELYLTVNEIDGKPFEVFATIGKSGRSVTAKAEAIGRLVSLALRSGVEVADIVGQLKGIGGENPVFQKKGLLLSIPDAVSWVLENRYLQGQTVRDETGNLSHPQCPDCGADLVFEEGCHVCKGCGYTKCG from the coding sequence ATGACCCACCTGCCACTGCCCGCCGATCTGCCCGAGGCCGACGTCAACGACAACGCCATGGTGGTCTTGTCCAAGCGCTATCTGAAAAAAACGCCCGACGGCTCGCCCGAGGAAGACGTCCAGGGCCTGTTCTGGCGGGTGGCCGGAGCCATCGCCAGCGAAGAGGCCAAGTACGCCGCCTCGCCCTGGCAGCCCGAGGCCCTGGCCCGCAAATTCTACGACCTCATGGTCGGGATGCGCTTTCTGCCCAATTCCCCAACGCTGATGAACGCCGGCACGCCCCTGGGCCAGCTGGCCGCCTGCTTCGTGCTGCCGGTGGGCGACTCCATGGACGAGATCTTCGACGCCGTGAAGTTCGCCGCGCTGATCCACAAATCCGGCGGCGGCACGGGCTTTTCCTTCTCCCGGCTGCGCCCCAAAAAAAGCCGGGTCGGCTCCACCGGCGGCGTGGCCTCGGGACCGGTCTCCTTCATGCGGATTTTCAACACCGCCACCGAACAGGTCAAACAGGGCGGCACGCGGCGCGGGGCCAACATGGGCATCCTGCGCATCGACCATCCCGACATCCTGGAATTTATCGCCTGCAAGGAGCGCGAGGGCGAGCTGACCAACTTCAACATCTCGGTGGCGCTCACCGAACGCTTCATGCAGGCCGTGGAAAAGGGCGAGGACTACGACCTCATAGACCCGCGCGACGGCTCCAAACGGGGCAGTCTGTCCGCGCCCGAGGTCTTTTCGCTGCTCGTGCGCAAGGCCTGGGAATCCGGCGATCCCGGCATCGTCTTTCTCGACCGCATCAACCGCGACAACCCCACTCCGGCCCTGGGAGCCATCGAGTCGACCAATCCGTGCGTCACTGGCGACACCTGGGTCATGACAGCAGACGGCCCCAGGCAGGCCCGGGAGCTGACCGGCCGCACCGTACCCCTGGTTCTTGACGGGGCCGTGCATCCTTCTACCACCGAAGGCTTTTTCGTCACCGGCGTCAAGCCTGTCTACCGTTTGACCACCCGTGAAGGCCACAGCCTGCGCCTGACCGGCGACCATAAGATGTTGCGGGCCGCCGGCGAAACCGGCCGCCTCGGCGCGACCTGGGTCGAAACGGCAAATCTCGTCCCCGGCGACAAGCTGGTCCTGGGCGACCATCGTTCCCTGGCCGCCTGGCCCGGCAAGTACGGTCTGGCCGAAGGCTATCTGGTCGGCCTGCTTTTGGGCGACGGCACGCTCAAGCAGGACAAGGCCGTCCTGTCCTTCTGGACTCCGGCCGCCGTGGCCAACGGCGACCCGTTTCCCCGCAGTGGCGTCATGGAAGCGGCCTTCGCCTTTGCCAAAACCCAGCCCCACCGGAGTGATTTCACCGGCTGGGTGGGCGTCGCCGGCCGCGACGAATGGCGCATGAGCCTTGGGGCGCTCAAATCCATCTGCCACGATCTGGGCATGTCGCCGGGCAACAAGCGTCTCACTCCCGAGGTGGAACGCTGCTCCAGCGAATTTTCCCGGGGTTTTCTCGGCGGCCTGTTCGATGCCGACGGCTCGGTCCAGGGCACGCGCCAAAAGGGCGTCAGCATCCGCCTGTCCCAGTCCGACCTGGCCACCCTTGAGGCCGTGCAGCGCATGTTGCTGCGCCACGGCATCGCCTCGACCATCTACCGCAATCGCCGCGAGGCCGGGCAGTCCCTGCTCCCCGACGGCAAGGGCGGCGTGAAGGCCTATGCCGTCAAAAGTCAGCACGAACTGGTCATCGCCGGCGAGAACATGGCCCGCTTCCGCGAGGTGGTGGGTTTCCGCGACGAGGACAAGGCCGCTCGCCTGGAAGCCCTCCTGGCCGGCTACAAGCGCCGGCTCAACCGCGAGACCTTCCTGGCCACGGTGGAGGCGCTCGTTCCCGACGGCGAGGAAACCGTCTACGATGTGCAAGTGCCCGGCGAAAACCGCTTCGACGCCTGCGGCCTGGTGGCCCACAACTGCGGCGAACAGCCGCTGCTCCCCTACGAGGCCTGCAACCTCGGCTCCATCAACCTGTCGGTCTTTTACGACCCCTCGGCCCCGGACGGCGTGGATTGGGCTGCCCTGGGCGAGACCGTGCATCTGGCCGTGCGCTTCCTCGACAACGTCATCGACGCCTCGCGCTATCCCCTGGACCAGATCACCGAAATGGTCCGGGCCAACCGCAAGATCGGCCTGGGCGTCATGGGATTTGCTGACCTGCTCTATCTGCTGCGCATCCCCTACGACAGCACCGAGGCCCTGACCCTGGCCGAAAAGCTCATGGAGACCGTCCAGGCCGAGGCCCGCAGCGCCTCCAAGACCCTGGCCGCCGAGCGCGGAGCCTTCCCGGCCTATCCCGAGTCCGTCTACGGCAAGCGCAACCTCGGCCCCTACCGCAACGCCACCACCACCACCATCGCCCCCACCGGCACGCTGTCCATCATCGCCGGCTGCTCCTCGGGCATCGAACCGCTTTTCGCTCTGTCCTTTGCCCGCCACGTCATGGACGGCGAAAAGCTCGTGGAAGCCAACCCCCACTTCGTCACGGCCCTGCGCGAGGCCGGGGCGCACTCCGACGCCCTCATGGAAGAGGTCACCCGCAAAGGCTCCATCGCCCATATCGGCATGTTGCCCGAGGCCCTGCGCGAAGTCTTTGTCACGGCCATGGACATTGAGCCGGTCTGGCACCTCAAAATGCAGGCCGCCTTCCAGAAATACACCGACAACGCCGTGTCCAAGACCGTCAACCTGCCAAACAGCGCCACCAAGGAAGAGATCCGCGAGATCTACTGGCTGGCCTACGAACTGGGCTGCAAGGGCGTGACCGTCTACCGCGACGGCTGCAAATCCAACCAGGTGCTGTGCACCGGCGACGGCGCGCCGGCCGATCCGGCCAAGCCCCAAAGCAAGGTGCGCATGCGCCCGGACATCGTTTTCGGCTTCACCCAGAAGGTCAAGACGGGCCTGGGCGAACTCTACCTCACCGTCAACGAGATCGACGGCAAGCCCTTCGAGGTCTTCGCCACCATCGGCAAATCCGGCCGCTCGGTCACGGCCAAGGCCGAAGCCATCGGACGGCTCGTTTCCCTGGCCCTGCGCTCGGGCGTGGAAGTGGCCGACATCGTGGGTCAGCTCAAGGGCATCGGCGGCGAAAACCCGGTGTTCCAGAAAAAGGGCCTGCTGCTGTCCATTCCCGACGCCGTGTCCTGGGTGCTGGAAAATCGCTACCTCCAAGGCCAGACCGTGCGCGACGAAACCGGCAACCTGTCCCATCCCCAATGCCCGGACTGCGGGGCTGACCTCGTCTTCGAGGAAGGCTGCCACGTCTGCAAGGGCTGCGGCTATACCAAGTGCGGCTAA
- the radC gene encoding RadC family protein produces the protein MLNKKEPPHYLGHRRRLKDRLLDDPRALAEYEVLELVLGYVNARRDTKPLAKELLARFGSLRGVLTARFEELRGVPGFGAGAEEFLTLWREVWARFHEQPMRDRAVLGSPDVVAEMARARIGVKEHEEFWMALVDTKNRLVGWERVSKGTVDQAAVYPREVIAMALRYNASGVILVHNHPGADPKPSAEDMAFTRRIVAAAREMDIRVLDHLVVTENRFFSFQAEGMI, from the coding sequence ATGCTTAATAAGAAAGAACCGCCCCATTACCTCGGCCACCGACGCCGTCTCAAGGACCGGCTTTTGGACGATCCCCGCGCCCTGGCGGAATATGAGGTGCTGGAGCTTGTGCTGGGCTACGTCAACGCGCGGCGCGACACCAAGCCCTTGGCCAAGGAGCTCTTGGCCCGCTTCGGCAGCCTGCGCGGGGTGCTCACGGCCCGTTTCGAGGAGCTCCGGGGCGTGCCCGGGTTTGGCGCGGGAGCCGAGGAGTTCCTGACCCTGTGGCGCGAGGTTTGGGCCAGGTTCCACGAACAGCCCATGCGCGACCGGGCCGTGCTTGGCAGCCCCGACGTGGTGGCCGAAATGGCCCGGGCCAGGATCGGGGTCAAGGAGCACGAGGAATTCTGGATGGCCCTGGTGGACACCAAGAACCGGCTGGTTGGCTGGGAGCGGGTGAGCAAGGGCACGGTGGATCAGGCCGCGGTCTACCCGCGGGAGGTCATCGCCATGGCGCTTCGCTACAACGCCAGCGGCGTGATCCTCGTCCACAACCACCCCGGGGCCGACCCCAAGCCCTCGGCCGAGGACATGGCCTTTACCCGCCGCATCGTGGCCGCTGCCCGGGAAATGGATATCCGGGTGCTCGACCATCTGGTGGTGACGGAAAACCGGTTTTTCAGCTTTCAGGCCGAAGGCATGATCTAG
- the lon gene encoding endopeptidase La, translating to MDDKERELLAAADGAPTEAAPVSAGEGEEAAPPDIPSELPVLPVRDIVVFNYMILPLFVGRDKSVQAVDAALNGSRYILVLTQKDEKVDEPGPDDLYRVGTVGMIMRMLKMPDGRLKVLVQGLTRARVTDFSSSDPYLAAKIEVLAERDPKEATLEQEAMMRAAREQSEKILSLRGMASADIMAVLNSVNEPGRLADLVASNLRMRVEEAQRLLECEDPVERLRLVNDQLVKEAEVAAMQAKIQNMAKEGMDKAQKDFFLREQLKAIRRELGEGGEESDDLDELKEALDKAGMPKDVKKEADKQLKRLVSMHPDSSEAGVIRTYLDWMVELPWKKLSKDRLDIKEAKRILDEDHFDLEKVKERILEYLSVRKLNPGMKGPILCFVGPPGVGKTSLGRSIARALGRKFVRMSLGGMRDEAEIRGHRRTYIGSMPGRVIQSIKQAGTRNPVIMLDEIDKVGSDFRGDPSSALLEVLDPEQNNSFSDHYLNVPFDLSKVMFICTANILDTIPPPLLDRMELIRLPGYTEQEKVKIARRYILPRQIEENGLAAEDVSLSDQVVAKIIRDYTREAGLRNLEREVGSVCRKLARRKAEGEQPPFRVTASSLEKLLGPARFMDDEREADLPPGVAVGLAWTPVGGAILHIEAATLPGKGGLQLTGKLGEVMKESAQAALTYAKSRAKELGIAPEMFEKNDIHIHVPAGATPKDGPSAGVTLVTALISLLTNTPVCNDLAMTGEITLRGRVLPVGGIKEKILAAVAAGMKRVIIPAKNMKDIHDIPKDLRGRLKIMPVERIDEVWPLACAVEEKQS from the coding sequence ATGGATGACAAGGAACGCGAACTGCTCGCGGCCGCCGATGGCGCGCCGACCGAAGCGGCCCCGGTTTCCGCCGGCGAGGGCGAGGAAGCCGCGCCGCCCGATATCCCGTCCGAACTCCCGGTGTTGCCGGTGCGCGACATCGTGGTCTTCAACTACATGATCCTGCCGCTGTTCGTGGGCCGGGACAAGTCGGTCCAGGCCGTGGACGCGGCGCTTAACGGCTCGCGCTATATCCTGGTCCTGACCCAGAAGGACGAGAAGGTGGACGAGCCCGGTCCCGACGACCTCTACCGGGTCGGCACGGTGGGCATGATCATGCGCATGCTCAAGATGCCCGACGGCCGGCTCAAGGTGCTGGTCCAGGGGCTGACCCGGGCCAGGGTGACGGATTTTTCCTCCTCCGACCCCTATCTGGCGGCCAAGATCGAGGTGCTGGCCGAGCGCGACCCCAAGGAAGCCACCCTGGAGCAGGAAGCCATGATGCGGGCGGCCCGGGAGCAAAGCGAAAAGATCCTGTCGCTTCGCGGCATGGCCTCGGCCGACATCATGGCCGTGCTCAACAGCGTCAACGAGCCCGGACGGCTGGCTGATCTCGTGGCCTCCAACCTGCGCATGCGGGTGGAGGAAGCCCAGCGGCTGCTGGAGTGCGAGGACCCGGTGGAGCGCCTGCGGCTGGTCAACGACCAGTTGGTCAAGGAAGCCGAGGTCGCGGCCATGCAGGCCAAGATCCAGAACATGGCCAAGGAAGGGATGGACAAGGCCCAAAAGGACTTCTTCCTGCGCGAGCAGTTAAAGGCCATCCGCCGGGAACTGGGCGAGGGCGGCGAGGAGTCCGACGACCTCGACGAACTCAAGGAAGCCCTGGACAAGGCCGGGATGCCTAAGGACGTCAAGAAGGAAGCGGACAAGCAGCTGAAAAGGCTGGTGTCCATGCACCCCGACTCCTCCGAGGCCGGCGTCATCCGCACCTACCTCGACTGGATGGTGGAGCTGCCCTGGAAGAAGCTGTCCAAGGACCGGCTCGACATCAAGGAAGCCAAGCGCATCCTGGACGAGGACCACTTCGACCTGGAAAAGGTCAAGGAGCGCATCCTCGAATACCTGTCCGTGCGCAAGCTCAACCCCGGCATGAAGGGCCCCATCCTGTGCTTCGTCGGCCCTCCGGGCGTGGGCAAGACCTCTCTTGGCCGCTCCATCGCCCGGGCCCTGGGGCGCAAGTTCGTGCGCATGTCCCTTGGCGGCATGCGCGACGAGGCCGAGATTCGCGGCCACCGGCGCACCTACATCGGCTCCATGCCCGGCCGGGTCATCCAGAGCATCAAGCAGGCCGGCACCCGAAACCCGGTCATCATGCTCGACGAGATCGACAAGGTCGGTTCCGACTTCCGGGGCGACCCGTCCTCGGCGCTTTTGGAGGTGCTCGACCCCGAACAGAACAACTCCTTCTCGGACCATTACCTGAACGTGCCCTTTGACCTGTCCAAGGTGATGTTCATCTGCACGGCCAACATCCTGGACACCATTCCGCCGCCGCTGCTCGACCGCATGGAGCTCATCCGCCTGCCCGGCTACACCGAGCAGGAGAAGGTCAAGATCGCCCGGCGCTACATCCTGCCGCGCCAGATCGAGGAAAACGGCCTGGCCGCCGAGGACGTGTCCCTGTCGGATCAGGTCGTGGCCAAGATCATCCGCGACTACACCCGCGAGGCCGGCCTGCGAAACCTCGAGCGCGAAGTCGGGTCGGTGTGTCGCAAGCTGGCCCGGCGCAAGGCTGAGGGCGAACAGCCGCCATTTCGGGTCACGGCCTCGTCCCTGGAAAAGTTGCTGGGGCCGGCCCGGTTCATGGACGACGAGCGCGAGGCCGATCTGCCGCCGGGCGTGGCCGTGGGCTTGGCCTGGACGCCGGTGGGCGGAGCCATCCTGCACATCGAGGCGGCCACGCTGCCGGGCAAGGGCGGGCTGCAGCTCACGGGCAAGCTGGGCGAGGTCATGAAGGAGTCGGCCCAGGCCGCGCTCACCTACGCCAAGTCCCGGGCCAAGGAGCTGGGCATCGCGCCGGAGATGTTCGAGAAAAACGACATCCACATCCACGTGCCGGCCGGGGCCACGCCCAAGGACGGCCCCTCGGCCGGCGTGACGCTGGTCACGGCGCTTATCTCGCTTTTGACCAACACGCCGGTCTGCAACGATCTGGCCATGACCGGCGAGATTACGCTTCGCGGACGGGTGCTGCCCGTTGGCGGCATCAAGGAAAAGATCCTGGCCGCCGTGGCCGCCGGCATGAAGCGGGTCATCATCCCGGCCAAGAATATGAAAGACATTCACGACATCCCCAAGGACCTGCGCGGGCGGCTCAAGATCATGCCCGTGGAGCGCATCGACGAGGTCTGGCCCTTGGCCTGCGCCGTGGAAGAGAAACAGTCCTGA